ACAGCGCCGAGCGGGAGCTTTCAATATACGACGAAGCCTTCGCGAGCCGCGCTTGCGCCTGGGCGATCGACGGGCTGCCCTCGAGCGCTTCAGCGATCAGCTTCGGCAGCTGCGGGTCGCCGAACTGGTTGGCCCAGTCGAGCGAAGGCCACTGGCCGCCCTCGTTGGGCAGGCTCTGCGTCGACTCGTACTGCGTCGGCGGCGCGATCTGTTTGTCGCTTTTGACGCCGAAGTAGTTCGCGCACCCCGTGAGGGCGAGCGCTGTCACCGCGGCGGCGACAGCGGCCCGGCTCGACAGCGCGGGCGCGGACAGGGAAAGGGATTTCATCGCTCGACTCTTTGAGTGGAATGTAATGGTGGACGCCGCAAGCAAGTTATTAGGATTTGCTATCGGGATGGCTTGCGGCATCGCGGGTAAGTCCCGTCTGCTCACCAGAATTGACGAGCACGCGGCGCAGCATGCTCTTCAGAAAGCCCACTTCTTCGGGGGTGAACCCGTTCAGTAGGTTATCGAGCACGCCATTGAAAATGCCCGGCATGCGGGCGGCGATTGCGTGGCCTTCCGGCGTCAACGCGAGGCGCACGACGCGTCGGTCCTCGTTACTGCGCACCCGCGTGAGCAGGCCGCGCTTTTCGAGCCGGTCGATCAGGCGCGTGACGGCGCTTGCGTCGATCCCGTATTCACGCGCCAGCTCGGCTGCGAGCAGGCATTTGCCGCTCGCCACCATGAACAGGATGCTGCCTTGCTGGCTGGTGATGCCGAGTTCGGCCATGCTGCGTTGCGTGATCAGATTCGACAGCGTCGATTTCACCCGCGAGATGAGATAGCCGACGCTTTCGCCGAGTTGGTACTCGCTGATATTCGGCGTGGGTTCGTTGGTCGGCTCCGTCATGGTTCTCGTGCGAATGCAATGGTTGACTAGGCATTAGTATAGTCGGCTGTTGATTGACGCGACAAGCGTTATTACAGCTTAGGCAAGGAATATTTCGCGCTCACGCAGCAATGGATTAGCGTACGGCGCGGCGCGGTCTATCGGGGAATACCAGAAAGGATCATCCGCGCGTGCTATAATTTTGGGTTCCCAAAAGTGCGCTTTGGGCTTGTTGTCGTGGTTTATCTCCTCAACCAGCAGCATAAGCAAGCGGCGCACTCAACCGTCTTCAGGTTTCCTATGACCCGCGCCCTACGCAACATCGCCATCATTGCTCACGTCGACCACGGCAAGACCACGCTCGTCGACCAGCTTCTCCGTCAGACCGCCACGTTCCGCGAGAACCAGCAGATCGCCGAGCGCGTGATGGACTCGAACGACATCGAAAAAGAGCGCGGCATCACGATCCTGTCGAAGAACTGCGCGGTGGAGTACGAAGGCACGCACATCAACATCGTCGACACGCCGGGACACGCTGACTTCGGCGGCGAAGTGGAGCGCGTGCTGTCGATGGTCGACTCGGTGCTGCTGCTCGTCGATGCGGTGGAAGGCCCGATGCCGCAGACCCGCTTCGTCACGAAGAAGGCGCTCGCGCTAGGCCTGAAGCCGATCGTCGTGATCAACAAGGTCGACCGTCCGGGCGCGCGGATCGACTGGGTGATCAACCAGACTTTCGACCTGTTCGACAAGCTCGGTGCAAGCGAAGAGCAGCTCGACTTCCCGATCGTCTACGCATCGGGCCTGAACGGCTACGCGGGTCTCACGCCGGAGGTGCGCGACGGCGACATGCGTCCGCTGTTCGAGGCGATCCTCGAGCACGTGCCGGTTCGCCCGGCCGATCCGGAAGGTCCGCTGCAACTGCAGATCACCTCGCTCGACTACTCGTCGTACGTCGGCCGTATCGGCATTGGCCGTATCACGCGCGGCCGCATCAAGCCGGGCATGGCGGTCGCGGTGCGCTCGGGCCCGGAAGGCGAGATCCTCAATCGCAAGATCAACCAGGTGCTGTCGTTCAAGGGCCTCGATCGCGTGCAGGTGGACTCCGCTGAAGCGGGGGACATCGTGCTGATCAACGGTATCGAGGAAGTCGGCATCGGCGTGACGATCTGCTCGCCGGAACAGCCGGAAGCGCTGCCGATGATCACGGTCGACGAACCCACGCTGACCATGAACTTCCTCGTCAACTCGTCGCCACTGGCTGGCCGCGAAGGCAAGTTCGTCACGAGCCGTCAGATTCGCGACCGCCTGATGAAGGAACTGAATCACAACGTCGCGCTGCGCGTGCGCGATACCGGCGACGAAACCACGTTTGAAGTGGCAGGCCGCGGTGAGTTGCACCTGACCATTCTGGTCGAAAACATGCGTCGCGAAGGCTATGAGCTGGCTGTGTCGCGTCCGCGCGTCGTGATGCAGGAAATCGACGGCGAGAAGCACGAGCCGTACGAAAATCTGACCGTCGACATGGAAGACACGCACCAGGGCGGCGTGATGGAAGAGCTCGGCCGCCGCAAGGGCGAAATGCTCGACATGGCGTCGGACGGCCGCGGCCGCACGCGTCTCGAATACCGTATTTCGGCGCGCGGTCTGATCGGCTTCCAGTCGGAATTCCTCACGCTCACGCGTGGCACGGGTCTGATGAGCCACACGTTCGATTCCTACCAGCCGGTCAAGGAGGGCGCGGTCGGTGAGCGTCGCAACGGCGTGCTAATTTCGCAGGACGACGGCGCGGCAGTCGCGTACGCTCTATGGAAGCTGCAGGATCGCGGCCGCATGTTCGTGTCGCCGGGCGAGGCGCTGTATGAAGGCATGATCATCGGCATCCACAGCCGCGACAACGACCTTGTCGTGAACCCGATCAAGGGCAAGCAGCTCACGAACGTGCGCGCGTCGGGCACTGATGAAGCCGTGCGTCTGGTGCCGCCGGTTCAGCTGTCGCTCGAATACGCGGTCGAGTTCATCGACGACGACGAGCTGGTCGAAGTTACGCCGAAATCGATCCGTCTGCGCAAGCGCTACCTGAAGGAACACGAGCGCCGCAGCGCGAGCCGCAACAAGGTTGCCAGCGAATAAGCGGAACTTGAACCCGGCTGGATAAAAGGCAACGGAAGCCACCTTCGGGTGGCTTCCGTGTTTTTGGCGCATTCAAACCTTGTGGCACTTGCATCATGACGCCACTCCATTTCCCACAGAACATTATTGCGCGCTTTGAAAAGGCACCCGGCCATCCGTGAAACGCCCGCCGTCAGGGGCTTTGGGCCTTTGCTGTCCGCTATGTGGACTATTCGTTCTGTGCTATGCTCTCGGGTGCAAAGTTTTAGGTCCTTCCAAGCAAGACTTGATTCGCGCAATCCGCTAAACGGTCAGGCCGTGTCGCGGAAGGTTCGGTAACCCGCTATTTCTCGAGAAGCTCGAAGAAAGGTGAGCGTAAAAATGATGAAGCAATTCCAGTCGAACTCTTATCTGTTCGGCGGCAATGCTCCGTACGTTGAAGAAATGTACGAAGCGTATCTCGATAATCCGGCGTCAGTGCCCGAGACCTGGCGCAGCTATTTCGATGCGTTGCAGAACGTACCCGCATCGGACGGCAGCAACGCCAACGACGTGGCCCACGGCCCCATCGTCGAATCGTTTGCACAGCGCGCCAAGGCCAATGCGTTCCTGCCGCGCGCAACGGCC
Above is a window of Paraburkholderia sprentiae WSM5005 DNA encoding:
- a CDS encoding MarR family winged helix-turn-helix transcriptional regulator — encoded protein: MTEPTNEPTPNISEYQLGESVGYLISRVKSTLSNLITQRSMAELGITSQQGSILFMVASGKCLLAAELAREYGIDASAVTRLIDRLEKRGLLTRVRSNEDRRVVRLALTPEGHAIAARMPGIFNGVLDNLLNGFTPEEVGFLKSMLRRVLVNSGEQTGLTRDAASHPDSKS
- the typA gene encoding translational GTPase TypA — protein: MTRALRNIAIIAHVDHGKTTLVDQLLRQTATFRENQQIAERVMDSNDIEKERGITILSKNCAVEYEGTHINIVDTPGHADFGGEVERVLSMVDSVLLLVDAVEGPMPQTRFVTKKALALGLKPIVVINKVDRPGARIDWVINQTFDLFDKLGASEEQLDFPIVYASGLNGYAGLTPEVRDGDMRPLFEAILEHVPVRPADPEGPLQLQITSLDYSSYVGRIGIGRITRGRIKPGMAVAVRSGPEGEILNRKINQVLSFKGLDRVQVDSAEAGDIVLINGIEEVGIGVTICSPEQPEALPMITVDEPTLTMNFLVNSSPLAGREGKFVTSRQIRDRLMKELNHNVALRVRDTGDETTFEVAGRGELHLTILVENMRREGYELAVSRPRVVMQEIDGEKHEPYENLTVDMEDTHQGGVMEELGRRKGEMLDMASDGRGRTRLEYRISARGLIGFQSEFLTLTRGTGLMSHTFDSYQPVKEGAVGERRNGVLISQDDGAAVAYALWKLQDRGRMFVSPGEALYEGMIIGIHSRDNDLVVNPIKGKQLTNVRASGTDEAVRLVPPVQLSLEYAVEFIDDDELVEVTPKSIRLRKRYLKEHERRSASRNKVASE